The DNA region AGCACCGCGCCGTCGCAGCGGATTCCCAGCGCCCAGACGTCGACCTGGCCGATGCCGATGCCGAGCGTCGACAGCAGCGTGGCCAACACCTGGTCGACCGGGCTCGTCACGCCGTTCAGGATGCCGGTGACCAGCCCGCCCAATCCCGGTATCGGCAGCCCGAGCGGGCCGAGATTGATCTGGAGCGAGAGATCGCCGAGCAGGCTTCCGGTCAGCGACGAGAGGAAGTTGGTCGTCGTCACCGTCTTCTTCGTCCCCGCCTGAATGTCGCTGTAGCTGAAGGTGACATTGGTCGGCGTGGTGTTGCCCATGCCGACATGGGCAAGCCCGTTGACCGTGATGGCGCCGAGATTGACCAGCGTCGCCGGCGGCGGATTGGGCTTTCGCGTGAAGTTGGTCATGTCGGCGGCGGTCACGCCGCCGATCCACGCATCGACGATGCCCGGCGTCACGCCGATCGTGACCTGGGACGTATTGATGTTCGGATGGCCGCAGGACACCGCGTTGAGCGTCGCGGTGCCCGAGGCGACCTCGACATAGATCGGCAGATTGACAGTGGAAACGCTGCCGCTGCCCAGCACCTGAACCGTGACCAGCAGCCGGGTCTGGGCGGTGTGGATGCTCACGCCCTGGGTGCCGACCGCGATCCAGCTCGATCCGACCGGCCGTTCGCCGACGGTCAAGAGCACGCTCACATTGGCGATGCCGGGCAAGCCGAGATTGACCGTGGTCGCGATCTGATTGCTGCCATTGGCGATCTGCGCCACCGTGTTGACGAGGTCGAACACCGAAATGCTGGCGCCGACCTTCGGCTTCTGCCCCACCGTGAGATTGGCGAAGGGACCGAGGTCGACCAGCGTGCCGGGCGAGATCTTGGTCTGTGAGCCGGTCACGGCCTGCGAGATCGTCGACAGTGCGGTGGTCGCAGCGTTCGCGCCGTTGGTGAGCTGCTGGGTCGTCAGCGCGGCGGCCATGATGTCGCCGACCTTGATGTTGCTGTTCAAGAGGTCGTTGTAGCTGACGCCGGTCAGATTGACCCGGGTGGCGAGCGCCGAGAGGAAATCCAGGGCGTCGATCCTGGCACTGATCAGGTTGTTGTAGTCCATCACCGACAACGACAGCGTCGTGCCGAGCATGCTGCCGAGCAGCGCGTTGAGCACGCCGCCATTCACCGAGAGCAGCCGCGAGCCGATCGCGAACGATGCCATCTCGGTCGACGTGGCGGTGGCCGATGTCTTGATGGTGAAGCTGCTCGCACCGGTCAGATAGCGCGCGAAGTAGAGTGGCGTCTGGGTATTCAGTGTGACGCGTGCCGCATTCGGAATTCCGGTCGCCGGGGTCACGAAGCGCGACTGCGGCGCGATCGCCGTGTTCGCCGTATAGGTACCGGTCTCGACCTTGACCACCGCGCTGGCCGGATAGTTGTTCTGGGTCACCGTCGCGGTGGCGGCGTTGGTCGCGTTGCTCAAATTGGCGGCGGCGACGATCGCGGCGAGGTCGGCGGTGCTTTGCGTCTTGCGCCGGTCGGCGAAGATCGTGCCGAGATCGACCGCAAGTCCGGCGCAGCCGATGACGAGCGTCATCAGCCCGGCGCTGATCATCGCAAAGTTTCCTCGCTGATCGCCGCGGAAGCGCCGCAGCAGCTTGACGATCCCGGTCATCTCAGAACCCTCCGTACTGAATCGCCGCCGAGCGGGCGATGACGGTCGGCGGTGCCGGAACGAAGGGCAGGCTGTAGATGAAGTTGCCGGCCGCGTTGTAATTGACGGTCACGACATAGACATTGGCATTCGATGCCGACGGCGCGGCGTTGACCGAGAGGTTGGCCGGCACCAGCAGCGGATAGGTCGAGGCGTTGGCCGCGACGTAACTGGTCGCCAGGCTGTTGCGCTCGGTGTCGGTCATGCCTGCGATCGACGAGCGTGCCGCCTCCGCGGCGAGCTGTTGAACGCCGTGCACCATCGCAAGATAAGAGCCGTAGACGATGATGCCGAAGATGAAGGCGAGAAACAGCGGCAGCATCAGCGCGAATTCGACGGCGGACGTGCCACTTCGACAGCGGAAAAACCTGATCATTGCACACCTCGCAACGCTAACTGTGGCGCCACGTTGCGATTCTTTGTTTAAGGAAAACTGTGAAAACCCTTCAGCGAATCAGTGGCTGCAATCCGCGCGAATGACTGCGCTACAAATGATCGGGTGCGCAGCACGTTATAGGGCGATCAAAATATCTGATGCCGAATCCGCAGAAACCCGGGGACGCGCTTCGCTTGTGCAGAAATGCGGTCGTCCGACACCGTATCACTACGTAGCAATGCACGTAACGATGCATATGGTGCGACAAATAGTGACGTGATGTCGTGCGTTCGCCGTGAATTGAAGCTAAACCAATATGCAACCAAATGTTAGTATCCCCTGAATCACATACTATGGAGCTTCGTTTTCGTTATTGCGTCCCGTGCTGAGATTGGAGGGCTCGCGATGCACAGACCACGTCAGCATTTGAACATACCGACTGAGATCGTTCGCACTGTCGTTGCCATCGCCGAAACCGGAAGCCTGTCGAAAGCGGGTGAACGTCTCGGCCTCAGTCAGCCGGCGATCAGCTCGCAGGTCAAGCGACTGCAAAGCCTGGTTGGCGGTGCGCTCTTCGTCAGAACTGCGAACGGTACGACCACCACCGAACTCGGCAAGGTCGCCGTGCAGCAGGCCAGGCGTATCCTGGAAGCGAACGATCAACTGCTTCGTCTCGGCGGCAATCATGAAGGACCCCAGCCGTTGCGGCTCGGGTTGAGCACGATGCTCGCGGAGGAGTTCTTGAAGCTGCAACCGATCGAGGCGCTCGCCGATATCCTGGTTCACGCCGACATGTCGCCGACCATCGTCAGAGGATTGATCGACGGCTACATCGACATCGCCTTCGTCTACAGCAACCCCATGCTCGATGTCGAAGACGAGGTGACGATCGCCAACGAGGCCGATGAGCGCTCGGCATGGGTCCGGTCACGCGATTTTGTGCTGCGGCCGGGAGCCCCGATCCCGATCCTCGCCTGGCCCGGCGACGACTGGATGATCCGGACCCTGACCAAGCACAACATCTCGTACAAGATCGTGTTCAGAAGCCCGAACCATCAGCTGCGGCTCGAGGCGGCGCGGGCCGGATACGGCCTGACGGCGTGCCCGGAGCGGGCGATCCCGCCCTTCCTCGTGCCGGCGAAGGACTACTACCTTCCGGAGTTGCCGGTTCACAAGCGTATGCTGTGTGTGCGCCCGGGCCTCGAAGGCAGCCGTGCCACCGCGCTGGTGCAACGGTTGTCGAGCCTGTTCTTCAGCGGCGCGAAACCGATGCGCCAGGCGAGCAGCATGTAGGTGAGCGGCATGTAGGGCGCGGCATGTCGCACGCATCGTGCCGCCGGATTGCGGCGGCACCGGTCAATAATGCGGGGGCCGCTCGTTGACGGCACCCGGCGCCTGGCGCTCGGCGTCCTGAAGCCGGTCGCGCAATTCTGCGACCTGGCGCGTCAGCGCGTCGATCTGCTTCCACTGTGCCGTGATGGTCTGGTTCAGCGTCTCGATGGTCTCGTCCTGGTAAGTCAGCCGGACCTCCAGCGCATCGAGCCGTTCGGCGAGCTCTGCCGCCTCACTCATGGCCGGCGCTTTCGCTTCCGCGCTCGCGCAGGCCGTGGCCGAGCGCAACGCGTTCGTCGAACACGAAGCATTCGCCGCGCCAGCGGCTGTCCTGTTCCGGCATCTGCTCGAGATATTTCAGAATGCCGCCCTTGAGGTGATAGACCTCGGCGAAGCCGCGCGCGAGCAGGTAGGCGCTGGCCTTCTCGCAGCGGATGCCGCCGGTGCAGAAGATCGCGATCCTCGTGTGCTTTCCGGGATCGAGGTGACGCGCGGCGAAATCCTTGAACTCGCCGAAGCTTGCGATCCTGGGATCCACGGCGCCCTCGAAGGTGCCCATCGCGACCTCGAAGGCGTTGCGGGTGTCGAGCAGCAGCGTGCCGGGCGCGGCCATCAGCGCGTTCCAGTCGGCGGCATCGACATAGGTGCCGACCCGCTCAGTCGGATCGACCGTGGCGTCGCCGAGTGTCACGATCTCCTTCTTCAACCGCACCTTCAGCCGTTGGAACGGCACCGCGGCGGCCTCGGAGAATTTCAGCTCGAGATTGTCGAGCCGTCCGCCGAACAATGGCCCATGCTGCAGCTCCGCGACGAAGGCGTCGATGCCGTCGGCAGGACCGGCAACCGTGCCGTTGATGCCCTCATGCGCCAGCAGCACGCTGCCCTTGAGACCGAGCCCGGCAGCGAGCGCGCGCAGCGGCGCGCGCAGTGCGTGGAAATCGGGCAGCGCGGCGAATTGGTAGAGGGCGGCGACCTTGAGAGCCATGGCCGGGGTTTATCAGGCCGTCGGCGCCGGCGAAACCCCGCAAAGCCATGCGTTATCGGGATGATTCCTCTGGCATGCCAGGCATTGCTCAGCCGGGGATGAATATGTCATGTACTCCGCGTCCGCATCTGCCGGCGTCAGAACATCAGGATCTAGCGAGCTCTCCCCTATGAGGAATTTCCATTTCGCCGGCCGTTCCGCGGTCCATGCCCAGAACGCGATGGTGGCGACCTCGCATCCGGAGGCGGCGCTGGCGGCCATCGAGGTGATGCGCGAGGGCGGCACCGCGGCAGATGCGGCGGTGGCGGCCTGCGCGCTGCTCGGGGTTATCGAGCCGCAATCGACCGGCATCGGCGGCGACTGTTTCGCGCTGATCCAGCCGCGCGGCGAGGGCAAGATCACGGCCTATAACGGCAGCGGCCGCGCGCCGATGGCGGCGAATGCGGATTGGTATCTCGAGCGCAAGATCCACTCGGTGCCGCTGACCTCGGCGCATGCGGTCAGCATTCCGGGCTCCGTCGATGCCTGGGACGTGATCCTGCGCGATCACGGCAAGTTCGGCTTCGACCGGCTGCTGCGGCCCGCGATCAAGGCCGCCGAAGACGGCTATGTCGTCGCGCCGCGCATCGCGTTCGACTGGAAGAACGGCTTTGAGAAGCTGAAGAACGGCACCAACACCGAGCGCTATCTGCTGCCGCACGGCAAGCCTGCGGTGGCAGGCGACGTGATCCGCCAGCCCGAGCTCGGCAAGACGTTGCGCGCGATCGCGCAGAAGGGCCGCGACGCCTTCTATAGCGGCGAGATCGCCGCCGACATGGTCGATACACTGCGCAGGATCGGCGGCCTGCACACGCTCGAGGATTTTGCCGCACATGCGACCGAGACGACCTCGCCGATCGGCACGATGTACAAGGGCCACGACGTCTGGCAGTGCCCGCCGAACGGCCCCGGGATCACCATGCTGGTCATGCTCAACATCCTGTCCCGCTTCGATCTGACGCAGTTCAAGCCGCTCAGCATCGAGCGCTTCCATCTCGAGGCGGAAGCGGCGCGCATCGCCTACATGATGCGCGAGCAGTACATCGCCGATCCGCAGCAAGCCACCGTCGACGTCGCCGGCATCCTCTCGAGGGAGTTCGCCGACGAGCACATCAAGAACATCCGGATGGACCGGATGCTCGACCTGCCGAACGTCGCGCCGCCGATGAATCCATCGACGGTCTACATCACCGTCGTCGACAAGGATCGCAACGTCTGCTCGTTCATCAATTCGATCGCGCATTCCTTCGGCTCGGCGATCGTGACCGACAAGACCGGCATCCTGTTGCAGAACCGCGCCGGCGGCTTCCGCATCCAGCCAGGCCATCCCAACTGCATCGCGCCCGGCAAGCGTCCGCTGCACACCATCATGCCGGCGCTGGCCACGAAGAACGGCCGCGCCGTGATGCCGTATGGCGTGATGGGCGGGCAGTACCAGCCGGTCGGCCAGACCCATGTCCTGACCAACATCCTCGACTACGGCTGTGACGTGCAGGAGGCGATCGACATGCCGCGCGGCCTGCATTACGAGGGCGTCTACCAGCTCGAGGATAGCGTGCCGGCCGAGATCGTCGAAGGCCTGAAGAAGATCGGCCACAAGACCACCCGCGTGGTCCCGCCGCTCGGCGGCGGCCAGGCGATCTGGATCGACTGGGACAAGGGCACGCTGACCGGCGGCTCCGATCCCCGCAAGGACGGCTGCGCGCTCGGCTACTGATTGTCGCGACCGATACGCCGATCGGCGGGAACAAGGAATTGTCGTGGGGGTTGGTGCTGAAAGCCCTTCCGCGCGAGGCCGGTCATCCGTACGCTCGATTCAGACGACACCGAACAGGCTGATTTGCGTGGCGGCTCGTCGCCCTGGCGAGCTGTCGCGACGCACCCGTCGACGCGGCCTCTCACCGAAAATCTCGCCTGCGATACGCTCATTGTCGGCGCCGGCATCACCGGCGCGCTACTCGCCGAGCGGCTGACGCGCCAGGGGCTCGACACCGTCATCGTCGACCGCGAGCATCCCGGCCGCGGAAGCACCGCAGCGAGCACCTCGATGCTGTTGTGGGAGATCGATCGTCCGCTGGTCGAGCTGGCAGCGATCTACGGCTTCGAGCGGGCGGCGCGCGCCTATCGCGCGAGCCTGGAGGCCGTGACCGGCTTGATCGCGTTGGTTCGCCAACACGACCTTCCGGGCACGCTCAGGACCAGGCGGTCTCTGTATCTGGCGGCCGGCAGCTCCGCGAATGAATTGCTCGACGAGCACAAATTGCGGCGCCGCGCGGAGCTGCCCGGCGAGTTTCTCGATCACGCGCGGTTGCTCGACGGCTACGGAATGGCGCGCGCCGGCGCGATCATCTCACCAGGCGCCGCGGACGCCGATCCGCTCCAGCTCGCCCACGGCCTGCTGCGGCTCGCTACGAGGCGCGGCGCACGCCAGTTCGATGCCGAGGCCGTAGCCTTCGATCCGGCCAGCGCGGCGGTCACGGTCGGATTGGAGAATGGCTGCGAGATCGCCGCGAAGGCGGTGGTGCTGGCGACCGGCTACGCGATGCCGGATATCGTCCATTCCGAAATCCAGACCGTGTCCTCGAGCTGGGCGATCGCGACCACGCCGCAGCCGCAGAACGTCTGGAAGGACGGCGCGCTGATCTGGGAGCTTGCCAAGGACTATCTCTACGCGCGTACGACGCCTGATGGACGCATCATCATCGGCGGGGAGGACAGTGAGGAGATCGTCGCGCCTGACGCGCGCGACCGCCTGATCCCGCGCAAATCGCGCCGGCTTATACGACGCCTTACCGCACTGTGGCCGTTCGCCGAGACCGAGATCGACTATCGCTGGGCCGGGACCTTCGACACCACGCGTGACGGGCTGCCGCTGATCGGCCCCGTCCCGGGTGCGAAGGGCGTGTACGCGGCCTATGGTTATGGCGGAAACGGTATCACGTTCAGTTATCTCGCCGCGCAGTTGATCGGCAATCTCATCGCGGGCGGCACCTCGCCATTGCTCGACGATTTCGCGCTAGACCGCGATGCCGGCATGGCCGCTCACTGAAAAATGGCTAGGGATTTGTCGCGCGCTGGGCTAGAGACGGCCGTCCTTCACCAGAGGTGCACGATGCGATCGTCCCGACGTAGGCTCATCAAGACCGCATTCGCCGGCCTGGCAGCCGCGATCTCCACGCCCGCTGTTGTCGTTACGGCAGCGGCCCAAGCAGCAGGAAAGCCCATGACCACAGCTTCAGGCCTCCAGATCATCGACAGCAAGGTCGGCGCCGGCGCCTCGCCGAAGCCCGGGCAGATCTGCGTCATGCACTACACCGGCTGGCTCTACGAGAATGGCCAGAAGGGCAAGAAATTCGACTCCTCCGTCGACCGCAACGAGCCGTTCGAGTTTCCGATCGGCGCCGGCCGCGTCATCAAGGGCTGGGACGAGGGCGTCGCCACCATGAAGGTCGGCGGCAAGCGCACGCTGATCATCCCGCCGGAGCTCGGCTATGGCGCGCGCGGCGCCGGCGGCGTGATCCCGCCGAACGCGACGCTGATGTTCGACGTCGAGCTTTTGGGCGTCAAGTAAGAGGCCCGCGACGACAGGGGCGCAGCGATGAAGATCTCGATCCTCGACGATTATTTCGACACGCTGCGCACCCTCGATTGCTTCACAAAGCTCGCCGGTCATGACGTCACGATCTGGAACGACCACGTCCAGGACGTCGACGCGCTGGCCGAGCGGCTGCACGACACCGATGTGCTGGTGCTGATCCGCGAGCGGACCCAGATCCGCACCCCACTGCTGGAGCGGCTGCCGAAGCTGAAGCTGATCAGCCAGCGCAGCGTCTATCCGCATATCGATATCGACACCTGCACCCGGCTCGGCATCATCGTCTCCTCCGGCCAGCATGCGGATACGCCGTCCTATGCCACCGCCGAATTCACCTGGGGCCTGGTCCTGGCGGCGATGCGTCAGATCCCGCAGCAGATGGCGGCGCTGAAGGCCGGCCAGTGGCAGATCGGCGTCGGCCACACTTTGCGCGGCAAGACACTCGGCATCTACGGCTACGGCCGGATCGGTGCCGTGGTCGCCGGCTACGGACGGGCGTTCGGCATGAACGTGCTGGTCTGGGCGCGCGAGGCGGCTTTGGCGAAGGCGCGTGCTGACGGTCACGAGACTGCCTCCGACAAGGCGGACTTCTTCGCCCGCTGCGATGTGCTGTCGCTGCACATGCGGCTGGTCGATGCGACGCGCGGCATCGTCAAGGCGGATGACCTGGCGCGGATGAAGCCGACCGCGCTGATCGTCAACACCAGCCGCGCGCCGCTGATCGAGGCCGGCGCGCTGGTCGATGCGCTACGCGCGGGCAGGCCCGGCATGGCTGCGATCGACGTCT from Bradyrhizobium genosp. L includes:
- a CDS encoding pilus assembly protein TadG-related protein, which encodes MTGIVKLLRRFRGDQRGNFAMISAGLMTLVIGCAGLAVDLGTIFADRRKTQSTADLAAIVAAANLSNATNAATATVTQNNYPASAVVKVETGTYTANTAIAPQSRFVTPATGIPNAARVTLNTQTPLYFARYLTGASSFTIKTSATATSTEMASFAIGSRLLSVNGGVLNALLGSMLGTTLSLSVMDYNNLISARIDALDFLSALATRVNLTGVSYNDLLNSNIKVGDIMAAALTTQQLTNGANAATTALSTISQAVTGSQTKISPGTLVDLGPFANLTVGQKPKVGASISVFDLVNTVAQIANGSNQIATTVNLGLPGIANVSVLLTVGERPVGSSWIAVGTQGVSIHTAQTRLLVTVQVLGSGSVSTVNLPIYVEVASGTATLNAVSCGHPNINTSQVTIGVTPGIVDAWIGGVTAADMTNFTRKPNPPPATLVNLGAITVNGLAHVGMGNTTPTNVTFSYSDIQAGTKKTVTTTNFLSSLTGSLLGDLSLQINLGPLGLPIPGLGGLVTGILNGVTSPVDQVLATLLSTLGIGIGQVDVWALGIRCDGAVLVN
- a CDS encoding TadE/TadG family type IV pilus assembly protein, translated to MIRFFRCRSGTSAVEFALMLPLFLAFIFGIIVYGSYLAMVHGVQQLAAEAARSSIAGMTDTERNSLATSYVAANASTYPLLVPANLSVNAAPSASNANVYVVTVNYNAAGNFIYSLPFVPAPPTVIARSAAIQYGGF
- a CDS encoding LysR substrate-binding domain-containing protein, which translates into the protein MKLQPIEALADILVHADMSPTIVRGLIDGYIDIAFVYSNPMLDVEDEVTIANEADERSAWVRSRDFVLRPGAPIPILAWPGDDWMIRTLTKHNISYKIVFRSPNHQLRLEAARAGYGLTACPERAIPPFLVPAKDYYLPELPVHKRMLCVRPGLEGSRATALVQRLSSLFFSGAKPMRQASSM
- a CDS encoding SlyX family protein — translated: MSEAAELAERLDALEVRLTYQDETIETLNQTITAQWKQIDALTRQVAELRDRLQDAERQAPGAVNERPPHY
- a CDS encoding rhodanese-related sulfurtransferase, yielding MALKVAALYQFAALPDFHALRAPLRALAAGLGLKGSVLLAHEGINGTVAGPADGIDAFVAELQHGPLFGGRLDNLELKFSEAAAVPFQRLKVRLKKEIVTLGDATVDPTERVGTYVDAADWNALMAAPGTLLLDTRNAFEVAMGTFEGAVDPRIASFGEFKDFAARHLDPGKHTRIAIFCTGGIRCEKASAYLLARGFAEVYHLKGGILKYLEQMPEQDSRWRGECFVFDERVALGHGLRERGSESAGHE
- the ggt gene encoding gamma-glutamyltransferase, with the protein product MRNFHFAGRSAVHAQNAMVATSHPEAALAAIEVMREGGTAADAAVAACALLGVIEPQSTGIGGDCFALIQPRGEGKITAYNGSGRAPMAANADWYLERKIHSVPLTSAHAVSIPGSVDAWDVILRDHGKFGFDRLLRPAIKAAEDGYVVAPRIAFDWKNGFEKLKNGTNTERYLLPHGKPAVAGDVIRQPELGKTLRAIAQKGRDAFYSGEIAADMVDTLRRIGGLHTLEDFAAHATETTSPIGTMYKGHDVWQCPPNGPGITMLVMLNILSRFDLTQFKPLSIERFHLEAEAARIAYMMREQYIADPQQATVDVAGILSREFADEHIKNIRMDRMLDLPNVAPPMNPSTVYITVVDKDRNVCSFINSIAHSFGSAIVTDKTGILLQNRAGGFRIQPGHPNCIAPGKRPLHTIMPALATKNGRAVMPYGVMGGQYQPVGQTHVLTNILDYGCDVQEAIDMPRGLHYEGVYQLEDSVPAEIVEGLKKIGHKTTRVVPPLGGGQAIWIDWDKGTLTGGSDPRKDGCALGY
- a CDS encoding NAD(P)/FAD-dependent oxidoreductase, producing MRGGSSPWRAVATHPSTRPLTENLACDTLIVGAGITGALLAERLTRQGLDTVIVDREHPGRGSTAASTSMLLWEIDRPLVELAAIYGFERAARAYRASLEAVTGLIALVRQHDLPGTLRTRRSLYLAAGSSANELLDEHKLRRRAELPGEFLDHARLLDGYGMARAGAIISPGAADADPLQLAHGLLRLATRRGARQFDAEAVAFDPASAAVTVGLENGCEIAAKAVVLATGYAMPDIVHSEIQTVSSSWAIATTPQPQNVWKDGALIWELAKDYLYARTTPDGRIIIGGEDSEEIVAPDARDRLIPRKSRRLIRRLTALWPFAETEIDYRWAGTFDTTRDGLPLIGPVPGAKGVYAAYGYGGNGITFSYLAAQLIGNLIAGGTSPLLDDFALDRDAGMAAH
- a CDS encoding FKBP-type peptidyl-prolyl cis-trans isomerase encodes the protein MRSSRRRLIKTAFAGLAAAISTPAVVVTAAAQAAGKPMTTASGLQIIDSKVGAGASPKPGQICVMHYTGWLYENGQKGKKFDSSVDRNEPFEFPIGAGRVIKGWDEGVATMKVGGKRTLIIPPELGYGARGAGGVIPPNATLMFDVELLGVK
- a CDS encoding D-2-hydroxyacid dehydrogenase family protein — translated: MKISILDDYFDTLRTLDCFTKLAGHDVTIWNDHVQDVDALAERLHDTDVLVLIRERTQIRTPLLERLPKLKLISQRSVYPHIDIDTCTRLGIIVSSGQHADTPSYATAEFTWGLVLAAMRQIPQQMAALKAGQWQIGVGHTLRGKTLGIYGYGRIGAVVAGYGRAFGMNVLVWAREAALAKARADGHETASDKADFFARCDVLSLHMRLVDATRGIVKADDLARMKPTALIVNTSRAPLIEAGALVDALRAGRPGMAAIDVYEKEPLRDTSDPLLNMDNVVCTPHLGYVSRDEYEIQFTDIFDQIVAYAAGTPTNVVNPDVLSRARPRP